The window AAATTAAATTTATATAAATACTAAATACAAATAATGTTTTTATCGAATTTCAACCTTCCCCCTACATTCATCTTTAATTTTAATATTCATGCTGCCAAAACTTATGAATTAAAGTAGCCATACTCAAGACACTACAAATCTTAAGGACAAAAAATGCTACTTCCACAGTCGCATTTTATACGACACTCTTTTTTTTtagtcagttaaaaaaaaaaagaatgatacatttttatatttacatttaatgaaatgatttacaatcaTACAAATACTCAAaacttgttttagatcacaagttcTATTGAGCTTTACATATTCATTAAACTCAGTGCTCAATCAAACACCCTCGTATAAaatgagacggaaggagtaataACTGAGAAAATAAAGGGCATTCTAGGAACTTCAAAGGTCACATTAACACTCATTCTCATCTCGACGTAATTTGCAACAAGAAACCATACCATAGGACCCACATCAACCACCACTAAAAACTCGACGCCTGTAAATCTGTATAAAAACAAAATCCAAACGACGTCGTTTAGTGACCAGCTGTTTTGCTTAGACGTAGCCTAATGGCCGACCTTTCTGCCTACATAGAGACGCAAAGAACATCCAAAGTTAGCGTAAGCGCCTAACTCACACATACCCTTTCTctcttccccttttttttttccccatcATCCAACGGTTGAAAATCAATCTCAGCCACCTCATCTTTTGTCAACCGTCAGATCTACTTTCATTAATAAAATCGTTCCCCTTTGTTTTTATTGTTGAAATTTAAGTTGCTGTTAGTTCAGGTTAGGCCTTCCCTTCTTCCCTTTCCAACCCCACTTCCTAACAATCCTCTCTTTGTCTCTGAAAATTTTCTCTCTCTAGTTCTTGATTCTTCAACCATCATTACAAGAATCCAAGAACTTTTTGACAACTTATTCACATTGGGTTATTATTCGCGCTGCGTGAATAAGGTCTTAGTCTGTATAGACATTTTAAGTCGATAGTCGAAGATTTGATGACAATGCTGGTTCCACCGTGGCTAGAGCCTCTATTAAACACGGCTTTTTTCTCAATATGCCGGACGCACGGTGATGCGGCACGTAGTGAATGTAATATGTACTGCTTGGACTGCAATGACAATGCTTTTTGCTTCTATTGCCGCTCATCCAAACATAAAGACCATCAAGTCATTCAGGTAATGATCCGACTAATCTGAATTCGTACAAAAGAAAGTTCACTACATAGTAATTTTTGGTATCTAAAACCTTCGCATTATGAGTATCATCATGAGCCAGGGTCGGAGCCGCAATGATAGTTACAGGCTCGGTAAAACTCGATAACTGTGACTCAAACTATGTGTCTATTCAAAATtcagtaaataaaaaaaaattatgatccAGAATTCATAAACTAAAAAATCTAATTCCACCTATGTAATAATCTTGTCTTTATTATTGGAATGTATCTTTTCTTACATAGTAAGTAACTATCCTTGGGTTTCACTTTTACCTAGAAAAAAGAAAGTAGGTATGTGGTTTTGACATTTTCTTTTTCACCACATGTGGTTGAAATTTGTAATGTGTGtgtatctttttttctttttttctttttttcttgcaTTGGATGAAATAGATAAGGAGATCTTCATATCATGATGTGGTAAGAGTCTCAGAGATTCAGAAGGTATTGGATATAAGTGGAGTGCAGACATATGTGATCAATAGTGCAAGAGTTTTGTTTCTAAATGAAAGGCCACAACCAAAGAGTAGTGGCAAAGCAAGTTCTCACGTTTGTGAAATATGTGGAAGAAGCCTTTTGGACACTTTTCGTTTCTGTTCTCTCGGATGTAAGGTAAATTACTACTTATTTAGTTAAAATTAATCTCTTAATTTTGTTAATATTCTCGATTACTTCATTTTATCTAGCTATTTTGGcaatggcattgcattgcattattcatacatcatgatttatgattcatgtCCCACATATTTCACATCCTGATTACCATCCTTGATTGTAACTCCCTACCAAAGAATATATCACTCCACCGTCATCACATCATAAGTTCACAACTCAAAAACATGTAGCCTTGGATTGTTATAAAACATATTGAAAAGATGAAGCTACGTTTATTGAGGGGTTCAATTGAATCTGGTTCGTCTtgtttatatataaaatattgaatttACTTATAAGGAAATTTGTAGTATAGTAGTAAAATTGGTTTAAGAATATTGTTTTAAGTCGTATGTTCGAATTCCAGTTTACCAGCCAATTCTTTCATCGTTTTATATCTCTTGATCAAAATCTCTTATTCCGCTACTGATTACCAGAGTAGCCACATGGAGAGCTAGGGAGGTATAAATAGATACCCATCCCATCCTTTTCAAGAATAACCAATTAACCAATTTTTTTAATGCTATTATTACATTTTCTTTTTCGGGCACACAAGGCATACATTGTATATAGTGGTTCATCAATCATCACCATTATAGGCCAATTTAATTTTCCCATTGAAGTTATGATGAAGTAATCTTGAAAGATGAGTTGTATACATTTTGGGACTATATATCATTTGTTTTTAATGACTTAGCTTGTAGGAATAAAGAGGAATGGAGATGCAAGCTTTATCTTAGATGCCAAGAATGAAGTAGCATTGCAAAGAGGTGAAGGCATATCATCAAGAGGAGGAAATCAATTGCGTGAAGGCTTAGAACATGACATATACCCACCCACCCCACCTCCACCCCCTTCAAATGCTAGAAGAAGAAAGGGCATTCCTCATAGAGCACCCCTTGGTTCTTAACATAATAATTAACCAAAATAATAATTTAACTACCCTTTAAAAAATATC is drawn from Lycium barbarum isolate Lr01 chromosome 8, ASM1917538v2, whole genome shotgun sequence and contains these coding sequences:
- the LOC132606927 gene encoding protein RGF1 INDUCIBLE TRANSCRIPTION FACTOR 1-like, which codes for MTMLVPPWLEPLLNTAFFSICRTHGDAARSECNMYCLDCNDNAFCFYCRSSKHKDHQVIQIRRSSYHDVVRVSEIQKVLDISGVQTYVINSARVLFLNERPQPKSSGKASSHVCEICGRSLLDTFRFCSLGCKLVGIKRNGDASFILDAKNEVALQRGEGISSRGGNQLREGLEHDIYPPTPPPPPSNARRRKGIPHRAPLGS